In Candidatus Moanabacter tarae, the genomic stretch CTGAAGGTATTGCCATTCTTGCCGATTGCATTCAAGCTGCCAGAAGGTTAAAACCAGCCGTAAGTGCTATTTAAATGCCCTTACGCTAGTTACCTTCCTTGGCGCTCCCCGAGAATTTAGAAAACTTTATTTCCCCCAGAGGCCTCTCCTGATCATTCCGCATTATGCACTTCCCGCAACAACACTGTTGCTGGCTCATCGACATCAGAAAGATCCTCCTTGATAACGACGCGGTACTCCGTTAGAGCCGCCTCTCTCGAAACCCTACCCTGTCTCACGTCTTCAAGCACCGCACTCAAAGCCCTCTCTTCAGGCCGAAAAAAACCGCCACCACCTGGTAACTTGAGTATAACCGATTGGCCGGGTTGAAGTTCATATTTGCCCTTTGGATGAGGGCGGGTTCCGTCCTGAAGAAACAACTCACCAGGGGCACCATCCTTTCCGCCTTGAAATCCTCGCGCAGCAAAGCGGGTCCGATCATACATACACGAATGGAGAACGGGGGCCTCCGAATCAACCATAAGCACCATCTCCTGACCTAGTCCTCCACGAAACTTTCCTGCGCCTCCGGAATCGGTACGCAGTGCCCGTCTCAGCATAAGAACGGGAGACACCGCTTCAATCGCTTCTACCGGCACTCCTTGAATCCCACTCGGAAAGGCTGTAGCTGAAAGTCCATCAGAAGTCGGCCGTGCACCCATTCCCCCGGCGGAAAAAAAGACATAAGAAAAAAGACATCCCTCCCGATCATAACCTTCAAACTGCGTGTTCCACAATCCGGCCGATCCATCGGCTATCAAACGATCAGGAATAACATGTCCTAGGGCACCAAACACCGCTTGTGTCAGAAAATGTCCGATCAGGTGTCGTGCACCCACCGCACATGGATGAAGAGCATTCAACATACAACCCTCCGGAGCCTTCACCGTAACAGGTCGAAAATTGCCTTCATTCTGAGGCAAAGAAGGACTAATTACACAAGATAGAGGATATGTCGTGTAAGCATGGGTGTAATTGTACACTACATTAATTCCACGGTCGACCTGGGGCGAACTTCCAGCGTAATCAACCGTGAGATCGCTCCCGATTATGGAAATCGTAATACAGATCTTGAGCGGTTCATTAAATCCATCAACACTAACCTCGTCTCGGTAGATTCCGTCAGGGATTTCGGATATGGCAGCTCGGGTAGCCGCCTCTGTTCGATCGAGAATCTCATCTGAAATCACCGTCAAATCCTCTAGCCCGCATTCACTTAGTAGTTCACATAGTTTTGTAGCACCAACATCGTTACCAGCTTGTTGTGCGTATAGATCCCCTACCACCAAATCCGGCATTCGGACGTTGGCTCGGACGATTTCAATGAGATCATGATTAAGCTCCCCTTCTTTAAATAGCCGCATGAAGGGAATGTGGAGTCCCTCTTCAAAAACCTCTCGTGCATCAGCTCCTAGCGTACGTCCTCCTATATCCATAGCATGGCATGTATTGGCAAACCAGCCGATTCCTTTGCCGCTATAAAAAACCGGAGTTACCACTGTGATGTCATGAAGATGTCCAGAAGCTAGCCATGGATCGTTTGTTAGGAGGCTGTCCCCTGGTTTCCATTTCTCGATTGGGTGCTGCCGGACAAATGCCCTCACACAGTTAGCCATTGTATTAATATGCCCAGGAGTTCCTGTAACCGCTTGTGCAAGCATTCTTCCTTTTGCATCAAAGACACCAGCCGAGAGATCGCCTGCTTCCCTAACAACCGTTGTAAAAGATGCATGCATCAGAGCCGCTGCCTGCTCATCTACAATCGAAATGAGCCGATTCCAAAGCACCTCCAATAGGATTGAGTCAATTTTCAATTTGCCAGATTCCATGGACTTCCAAGCCTTATTCGCAGTTTGAATTCTTCTACTCTCCAGTTGGATCTCATTCGTTAGTTTCAGAAAATCTCCCACGCTTGCTACCATCCATAACCTGAACTCTGGACAAGATTCTCACTCCGCCATTCACATTCTGCCTAGTCATTGGTATCCTTAGAGAGAATGAGACAACCAGACCGACAAAGGGAGAGTTCCCAACCAGGCGGCACCACCGTTGTTGCTTCCTCCTCTTCAATAATTACGGGACCTGAAACGCGAAAGCCCGTCTCTAGAAAATACCGATTGAAGACAGAAGTTTTTCTGGGCTTATTATCGCCCTGGAAAAAAGCAAAACGATCCCCTTTTTTCGTTCCCTTATGATTCGAAGATGGTAATGCCTTGACCTTTTCGATTATCGGGTCCGGTCCAGACGCGGTCACACGCCAATGGACAACCTCAACTGAAACATCCGGACAGTTCCGCCCATAAATCCGCCTGTATTCGCCTTCGAAAGCTAGAATGAGCTCTTTGTTTACCGATTCATCCGTTAGATTCTCCGGAATATTGACACGGATCTCGTGCCCCTGCCCCGCATATCGCATATCAGCAGTACGTCTCAACATGACTTCGTTGGGATCTACCCCAGCACCAACCACAATCTTCCGGCCCTCCTTCTCCAGTTCCGAAAAGATAGTATGCACATCCTCTGAATTCAGGTTTTCTAGGCGCGAGACAAAACTCCTCGAGAATTCGAAAGAAATCGGTGCCAACATCAAACCGAAAGCGGAACCTACACCAGCTACCGGAGGTACCACAACTTTCCTCACTCCAAGCAAGTCTGCAACCCCGCAAGAATGTATAGGGCCTGCGCCACCCGTAGCCACCATAGTAAAGCCCTGCAATGCGACACCTGTCTCGGTAGCATGGACACGGGCTGCATTGGCCATATTCTCGTTCACCAATCGGTGAATCCCCCATGCCGTCCGATAAATGTCGATGTTCAATTTTTTTGCAAGTTTGGACAACGCGCTTTCAGAAGCATCCATGTTGAGGTGCATTCGACCACCTAGAAAAAAAGAAGGATTAAGGTACCCAAGGAAAAGATCAGCATCCGTCACAGTCGGCTCCTCCATCCCGGCCCCATAGCAAGCGGGTCCTGGCTCCGAACCGGCGCTCTCAGGACCGACTTCTGGAAGACCCAGGTCATTCACTCGAGCTAAACTTCCCCCTCCAGCTCCAATCTCAATCAGATCGAGGACCGGGACCAATAGGGGCAAACCACTACCTCTCTTGAAACGATAAATTCGTGCAACCTCTGAGCTCCCTGATATACGGAACTCTCCTCTTTCGATTAATACTGCTTTCGCCGTCGTCCCACCCATATCAAAGGCTAGAATCTTTTCTTCACCCGTCGCCCGACCCCAGTACTTAGCTGCCAAAGCACCACCGCAAGGACCTGACTCGATCAAACGGACAGGAAACTGTTTGGCTATTTCAACCGAACAAGTACCCGCATTTGATAACATAATGTGTAGAGGCCCCTTCAGTCCACTTGAGCTGAGTCCCTCTTCGAGGCCAGTGAGATAACGGTCCGCTAACGGCTGAACGTAAGCGTTCGCAACCGTAGTTGAGGTCCGCTCGTACTCCCTCATCTCAGGTGCCACCTGATGGGAAATTGATAATGCAGTGTCCACCATTATCTCTTGCGTAATTTGAGCTGCTCGCTGCTCATGCGCTGAATAAATGTAACTATGAAGAAAACAAATCGCAATAGCTTCAACGCCTTCTTCCTTCAGTCCCTCGCAAGCTTTCCTCACCATAGATTCGTCAAGATCAAGTAGGATCTCCCCCGTAACCTTTACCCGTTCTGGGATTTCAAATCTTAATCGTCTTTGAACCAGGGGCACTGGGAGTTCGAGGAAAAGGTCATAGATATCGTAGCGCCCTTCCCTACCTATATCGAGGGTATCGCGAAAACCTTCGGTCGTGATGAGACCTGTTTTCGCTCCCCTTCTCTCGATCAAGGTGTTTGTAACAAGGGTTGTCCCGTGTATCGTTCGGCTAACCTCTTCGGCTTGAAAAACTCTTTCCTGCAAGAGCCGGTGAACCCCTTCCAATACCGCCTCCGAGGGATCTGGATAGCTTGTAAGTACTTTCACGACGCGCAGGGCACCAGTTCCGTGCTCCAAAACTACCAGATCGGTAAACGTTCCTCCAATATCAACCGATAGCAGATAGCGCTTATTCACCGTATCTAAATGCGATTAAGCGAAGCAGTAACGAACTTCTCAAATCAATCGCTGGACAACTCAGCAATCTCCAATTTAATATGAATTTTATCAGTAAACCTGTACGTGAGCAGGAGAATTAGCCTAAAAGTATTTAGGCCCGACTTCTTTCAATTGCTCAATCATCAAAATCCTCTTACTGATTTCTAACCTCCCAGTGATATGCCTCCTTGGAGTTTTTCCAAAGTATTTTCTCAAGCACCTCTTCACCCGTATCTTTGAAATATTCCCGAACAATATTCAGAGTCAAAGTATACTCACCATACAATTCACACGGGGTCCAATTGCTCGAATAAAGGAGACGGTCATTTCCTAAAGCCTCCACTAAAGCATCAATTGTCGGACGATAGTAGTTTACATCGGTCGGCGCTGGCTGTTTAGCCGTACATTCCACCATTCCTGATAGTTTGCAGTAGACATTAAGACATTCAGCCAATTCATTAATCCCCTCCATCCAAACCGGATCGGGTGTTTTTCCATCCACTAATACAAGTGCAGTATGATTCACAACCAGCCGAAGAGAAGAATGCCCACGGACAAACCCGGCAAGCTCACTGAGTTCCTCGGGACGGACCATCAAATCCATAGATAGATTCCGCTCCATGAGCATCTTTGCACAATCATCAAGACTCCTACTCCCATACGAATTCGGTCCTCTTGTATTAACACGGATACCGCGGAAGAGAGGGTTCTCAGCAAAACGGTTAAGGTTCGATTCAAAATTTTCATCTGCCGGATCAAGGTTGCCAACAAAGCCCTTAACCATCGGCTCATCCTTTGCTAAATCGAGGATCCATTGATTATCCTCAAGCCAAGGACTGGCCTCAACCACAATGACACCAGTTACCCCTTTCGGTTCTGCTAGAGCTTTATAGCGATCTGGCATACTCGGCTGGTAGATTGACCCACTCTCCGGGCTCGGCCAGGGGACTCCTTGCTCTCGTTCCGTATCATAAAAATGAATATGCGTATCAATGATCATGGTAATGAAATCTATCGAGGAAGATCGTCTATTCCAGCTCTATTTAAGGAGAGTTTACGATTAAAATAGAGTAGAAGAAAAAGCTTCTTCTTGTTGAATTGCCCTATTTCCGCTACTCCACTGGCCCCAATTCTCTTTCAATCGAATTGCTGTTCCAAATAACTCTACACAAGAGAGACGGCTCAACGCCATAACAAAATGGATCTCTCCATTTCCTCATTCGAAGCGTTAGAATTCGAGAATTACATGACAGAGGGGCGAAAACATGCTACCTTTTATGGAAGAAAATATCACGACATTGTGACTGTCTGAATGTATCTTCTCCAAATGCTATAAGTTGTTCTGATTTCACCTGAAGAACTAAAGGAATTACTATCCTAAAACGAATAAGAGCCCTGATGATCCAATAGAGCATTTAGTTTGACAAATCCCTACTGTGGGAACGGGAGTAAGAACGCATACCAACTGGTTTGTTTCAGCCTAGCAACCACTCTTCCTAAATATGAGTAAATCAAATTCATTTCTAAAAGTAGATCCATCGATCCTCAATGATTTGGCGGATTACGATTCCGCCACCGTACAGAATGCAGCTATTCTTGTTCGTGGATATGTCCCAGCTGGGGAAGACTACACGGGACCTGATCTTGAGCAACTGCTTCCAAAGAAAGGTGGTGTAACTGTCGGCTACGCGATGACCTCGGTATGGACCCCAATTACGGAACCTGCCAGCCAGCCTCTGGATCAGAATATACTTTGGGATATGATAGCAGACACCACCGCACCAATCGTTGTTGTATTGAAAGATGGTGATCCACAGCCGAACAGAGGCGCTCTCATTGGCGATGGAATGGCCTACTTGATGAAAGCTTTGGGAACAGTCGGAGCAATCGTGGCCGGAAATGCGCGCGACATTCCGGGCATTGCGAAATCTGGGATTGGACTATGGGCAACCGGGACAGTACCTGGACATGGCCCCTTCGGGATCCAGCAGATCGGTGATACTGTAGAAGTAGCCCAACTGAAGATTAAACATGGAGATATTCTAGTCTGTGACCAAGATGGCGTGGCTCGTGTTCCAATAGAAATCGCGGCCGACGTGGCAAA encodes the following:
- the apc4 gene encoding Acetophenone carboxylase delta subunit; this translates as MVASVGDFLKLTNEIQLESRRIQTANKAWKSMESGKLKIDSILLEVLWNRLISIVDEQAAALMHASFTTVVREAGDLSAGVFDAKGRMLAQAVTGTPGHINTMANCVRAFVRQHPIEKWKPGDSLLTNDPWLASGHLHDITVVTPVFYSGKGIGWFANTCHAMDIGGRTLGADAREVFEEGLHIPFMRLFKEGELNHDLIEIVRANVRMPDLVVGDLYAQQAGNDVGATKLCELLSECGLEDLTVISDEILDRTEAATRAAISEIPDGIYRDEVSVDGFNEPLKICITISIIGSDLTVDYAGSSPQVDRGINVVYNYTHAYTTYPLSCVISPSLPQNEGNFRPVTVKAPEGCMLNALHPCAVGARHLIGHFLTQAVFGALGHVIPDRLIADGSAGLWNTQFEGYDREGCLFSYVFFSAGGMGARPTSDGLSATAFPSGIQGVPVEAIEAVSPVLMLRRALRTDSGGAGKFRGGLGQEMVLMVDSEAPVLHSCMYDRTRFAARGFQGGKDGAPGELFLQDGTRPHPKGKYELQPGQSVILKLPGGGGFFRPEERALSAVLEDVRQGRVSREAALTEYRVVIKEDLSDVDEPATVLLREVHNAE
- the apc3 gene encoding Acetophenone carboxylase gamma subunit encodes the protein MNKRYLLSVDIGGTFTDLVVLEHGTGALRVVKVLTSYPDPSEAVLEGVHRLLQERVFQAEEVSRTIHGTTLVTNTLIERRGAKTGLITTEGFRDTLDIGREGRYDIYDLFLELPVPLVQRRLRFEIPERVKVTGEILLDLDESMVRKACEGLKEEGVEAIAICFLHSYIYSAHEQRAAQITQEIMVDTALSISHQVAPEMREYERTSTTVANAYVQPLADRYLTGLEEGLSSSGLKGPLHIMLSNAGTCSVEIAKQFPVRLIESGPCGGALAAKYWGRATGEEKILAFDMGGTTAKAVLIERGEFRISGSSEVARIYRFKRGSGLPLLVPVLDLIEIGAGGGSLARVNDLGLPEVGPESAGSEPGPACYGAGMEEPTVTDADLFLGYLNPSFFLGGRMHLNMDASESALSKLAKKLNIDIYRTAWGIHRLVNENMANAARVHATETGVALQGFTMVATGGAGPIHSCGVADLLGVRKVVVPPVAGVGSAFGLMLAPISFEFSRSFVSRLENLNSEDVHTIFSELEKEGRKIVVGAGVDPNEVMLRRTADMRYAGQGHEIRVNIPENLTDESVNKELILAFEGEYRRIYGRNCPDVSVEVVHWRVTASGPDPIIEKVKALPSSNHKGTKKGDRFAFFQGDNKPRKTSVFNRYFLETGFRVSGPVIIEEEEATTVVPPGWELSLCRSGCLILSKDTND